In Xiphophorus maculatus strain JP 163 A chromosome 18, X_maculatus-5.0-male, whole genome shotgun sequence, a single genomic region encodes these proteins:
- the LOC111612050 gene encoding uncharacterized protein LOC111612050 isoform X2, whose amino-acid sequence MSESSSGVNTLSGSFPKSHSSQYSELGVTRRPLSVDHSPDSGLVSTPLPSSRFQFVPWHRLEQCEVTGDQLTCPRVREGPSEEEFHFREGRNFCLERGRRKRREEEGKSWEERLQENWENCLELNLSYQNLGDPYQRENFFRILRRLIRVEILQLIDNSLTDLSSVRLPRCKMLNLHRNHLVCLRQLPKLPAVEHLCLSENAISSLRGLGPLGSSPLRSLNLTRNPVTFSRDYRAHVFSCLPNLEVLDGIPKLPGDSLPLRVKGPESSRMCIIL is encoded by the exons ATGTCAGAAAG TTCTTCTGGTGTGAATACGCTCAGTGGAAGTTTTCCTAAATCCCACTCATCCCAGTACTCAGAGCTCGGAGTTACACGTAGACCTCTCTCAGTGGACCACAGTCCTGATTCTGGACTGGTATCTACACCT CTTCCTTCAAGCCGCTTCCAGTTTGTGCCGTGGCACCGCCTGGAGCAGTGTGAGGTCACCGGCGACCAGCTGACCTGCCCCCGGGTTAGAGAAG gACCATCAGAGGAGGAGTTTCATTTCAGAGAAGGAAGAAATTTCTGTTTGgaaagagggaggaggaagaggagagaggaggaagggaaGAGCTGGGAGGAGAGACTGCAAGAAAATTGGGAAAACTGTCTG GAGCTAAATCTGTCCTACCAAAACTTGGGTGATCCCTACCAGAGGGAGAACTTTTTCCGCATCCTCCGAAGGTTGATCCGCGTGGAGATACTACAGCTGATCGACAACTCACTCACCGACCTGAGTTCAGTACGTTTGCCAAG GTGCAAAATGCTAAACCTGCATCGTAACCACCTGGTGTGTCTGCGTCAGCTGCCAAAGCTCCCAGCAGTGGAGCACCTCTGTTTGTCGGAGAACGCCATCAGCTCCCTGCGGGGACTGGGGCCTCTGGGGAGCAGCCCACTGCGCTCCCTTAACCTGACCCGCAACCCAGTGACCTTCAGTCGGGACTACCGTGCACA TGTTTTCTCCTGTTTGCCAAACCTGGAGGTCTTGGACGGCATTCCCAAGCTCCCAGGAGACTCGCTGCCCCTCCGGGTGAAGGGACCGGAATCCAGCAGGATGTGTATCATTTTATGA
- the golim4 gene encoding Golgi integral membrane protein 4 isoform X2 — MGNGVCSRRQRRIFQCLLLVTVVCGMMYGGLVSYEMHKQLRRTEATALKYQQHQESLSAQLQVVYEHRSRLEKSLQKERLEHKKAKEDYLGYKLEAEQSLNKEKDANSKLNSLQVQHQMLKNQHDELKRQYYELNEQHQVQGEDHSRLLDEHRDRYNKLQQAKEVEVSQLKEHVYNLREENKQLRKAHHEIHTQLQDAQLKHQNLKAVHDQLALTLEDHKSALAAAQAQVDEYKQFKETLNREPNRVRPDPNSIAQQLHAAAVTAESHVHQSQQAAKETRAQGEQRPHWDTESRLDNQEEKEANAQSDVNSHPAVSQPGLSERDEDREGEAERKRELAEEEMAQAGQPQKLEEDLDQAHEEQMEEEEREEEQPDENALDRQRRQPQLDNHVELHQGAQLQQQQQAPAQVYHLKSAYEQQQEQRRLEAQRDNERRQIQMRQEALQAQREKVLKEREQRLKEEKEREEQQNREADRKEQLLREEHQRKRMEYENMDEDVPREEDRHTANEEERDVHMLHEEEQEEKPPAHIAAPHQGGMAGEVDPEDDPNNQGEDEFEEAEDERLAHRAAEEEEEGEEEEPAAPGQHIVSHPGPGRPAMEEELVMAGNPDQQEDALDDQYQEEDEAQEDVAGGEKREGEEEGEDPYNENTEQNKNQDGPRKKQHHQNGAHEEENYEEGEEEVEEDAAGQDKGTNRRAEM, encoded by the exons TGGTGTATGAGCATCGATCAAGGTTGGAGAAGTCTCTTCAGAAAGAGAGGTTAGAGCACAAAAAGGCCAAAGAAG aTTACCTTGGTTATAAACTTGAAGCGGAGCAATCTCTGAACAAAGAGAAG GATGCCAACAGCAAACTCAACTCCTTACAGGTGCAGCATCAGATGCTAAAG aaTCAGCATGACGAGCTGAAGAGGCAGTACTACGAGCTAAACGAGCAGCACCAAGTGCAAGGCGAGGACCACAGCCGGCTGCTGGACGAACACAGAGATCGCTACAATAAACTGCAGCAAGCCAAAGAGGTGGAGGTCTCCCAACTTAAAG AGCATGTTTATAACctgagagaagaaaataaacaactgaGGAAAGCCCACCATGAGATTCACACCCAGCTACAGGATGCCCAG CTCAAGCATCAGAACCTGAAGGCCGTCCACGACCAGCTTGCACTGACCCTAGAGGACCACAAGAGTGCGCTAGctgcagctcag GCCCAGGTGGATGAATACAAGCAGTTCAAAGAGACTTTGAACCGGGAACCAAACCGGGTACGACCCGATCCAAACTCTATTGCTCAGCAGCTGCATGCAGCCGCAGTAACAGCCGAGTCCCATGTTCACCAATCCCAGCAGGCTGCTAAAGAGACACGCGCTCAGGGAGAACAGCGCCCCCACTGGGACACCGAGTCAAGG TTGGATAATCAGGAAGAGAAGGAGGCCAACGCCCAGTCTGACGTCAATTCCCACCCTGCTGTGTCCCAGCCCGGCCTGTCTGAGAGGGAtgaggacagagagggagaggcTGAGAGGAAGAGGGAGCTGGCAGAGGAGGAGATGGCTCAAGCAGGACAGCCTCAGAAGCTGGAGGAGGACCTGGACCAGGCGCATGAAGagcagatggaggaggaggagagggaggaagagcaGCCTGATGAGAACGCGTTGGACAGACAGAGACGGCAGCCACAGCTG GACAACCATGTTGAGCTGCACCAGGGggctcagctgcagcagcagcagcaggcgcCAGCTCAGGTGTACCACCTGAAGTCAGCCTacgagcagcagcaggagcagcggCGCCTGGAGGCCCAGAGGGACAACGAGCGCAGGCAGATCCAGATGCGACAGGAAGCGCTGCAGGCGCAGCGAGAGAAGGTGCTGAAGGAGAGGGAGCAGCGGCtaaaggaggagaaggagcgagaggagcagcagaacaGGGAGGCCGACAGAAAAGAACAGCTGCTGAGAGAGGAGCACCAGAG GAAAAGAATGGAGTATGAGAACATGGATGAAGACGTTCCAAGAGAAGAGGACCGTCACACTGCTAATGAAGAAG AGAGAGACGTTCACATGTTACATGAAGAGGAACAGGAGGAGAAACCACCAGCTCACATAGCAGCCCCACATCAG GGCGGCATGGCCGGTGAGGTAGATCCTGAAGATGACCCCAACAACCAGGGAGAGGACGAGTTTGAGGAGGCTGAGGACGAGCGTCTGGCACACAGGGCtgctgaggaggaagaagagggggaggaagaggaaccaGCTGCTCCTGGCCAGCACATAGTCTCTCATCCGGGCCCCGGCCGACCTGCTATGGAGGAGGAGCTGGTG ATGGCTGGAAACCCAGATCAACAGGAGGATGCACTGGATGATCAATACCAGGAAGAAGACGAG GCCCAGGAGGATGTAGCTGGTGGAGAGAAAAGGGAAGGAGAAGAGGAAGGCGAAGATCCATATAATGAGAACACGGAGCAG AACAAAAACCAGGATGGACCCAGAAAGAAACAGCACCACCAGAATGGAGCGCACGAGGAAGAAAATTacgaggagggagaggaggaggtggaggaggatgCAGCCGGTCAAGATAAGGGAACCAATCGAAGAGCAGAAATGTAG
- the golim4 gene encoding Golgi integral membrane protein 4 isoform X1, protein MGNGVCSRRQRRIFQCLLLVTVVCGMMYGGLVSYEMHKQLRRTEATALKYQQHQESLSAQLQVVYEHRSRLEKSLQKERLEHKKAKEDYLGYKLEAEQSLNKEKQDANSKLNSLQVQHQMLKNQHDELKRQYYELNEQHQVQGEDHSRLLDEHRDRYNKLQQAKEVEVSQLKEHVYNLREENKQLRKAHHEIHTQLQDAQLKHQNLKAVHDQLALTLEDHKSALAAAQAQVDEYKQFKETLNREPNRVRPDPNSIAQQLHAAAVTAESHVHQSQQAAKETRAQGEQRPHWDTESRLDNQEEKEANAQSDVNSHPAVSQPGLSERDEDREGEAERKRELAEEEMAQAGQPQKLEEDLDQAHEEQMEEEEREEEQPDENALDRQRRQPQLDNHVELHQGAQLQQQQQAPAQVYHLKSAYEQQQEQRRLEAQRDNERRQIQMRQEALQAQREKVLKEREQRLKEEKEREEQQNREADRKEQLLREEHQRKRMEYENMDEDVPREEDRHTANEEERDVHMLHEEEQEEKPPAHIAAPHQGGMAGEVDPEDDPNNQGEDEFEEAEDERLAHRAAEEEEEGEEEEPAAPGQHIVSHPGPGRPAMEEELVMAGNPDQQEDALDDQYQEEDEAQEDVAGGEKREGEEEGEDPYNENTEQNKNQDGPRKKQHHQNGAHEEENYEEGEEEVEEDAAGQDKGTNRRAEM, encoded by the exons TGGTGTATGAGCATCGATCAAGGTTGGAGAAGTCTCTTCAGAAAGAGAGGTTAGAGCACAAAAAGGCCAAAGAAG aTTACCTTGGTTATAAACTTGAAGCGGAGCAATCTCTGAACAAAGAGAAG CAGGATGCCAACAGCAAACTCAACTCCTTACAGGTGCAGCATCAGATGCTAAAG aaTCAGCATGACGAGCTGAAGAGGCAGTACTACGAGCTAAACGAGCAGCACCAAGTGCAAGGCGAGGACCACAGCCGGCTGCTGGACGAACACAGAGATCGCTACAATAAACTGCAGCAAGCCAAAGAGGTGGAGGTCTCCCAACTTAAAG AGCATGTTTATAACctgagagaagaaaataaacaactgaGGAAAGCCCACCATGAGATTCACACCCAGCTACAGGATGCCCAG CTCAAGCATCAGAACCTGAAGGCCGTCCACGACCAGCTTGCACTGACCCTAGAGGACCACAAGAGTGCGCTAGctgcagctcag GCCCAGGTGGATGAATACAAGCAGTTCAAAGAGACTTTGAACCGGGAACCAAACCGGGTACGACCCGATCCAAACTCTATTGCTCAGCAGCTGCATGCAGCCGCAGTAACAGCCGAGTCCCATGTTCACCAATCCCAGCAGGCTGCTAAAGAGACACGCGCTCAGGGAGAACAGCGCCCCCACTGGGACACCGAGTCAAGG TTGGATAATCAGGAAGAGAAGGAGGCCAACGCCCAGTCTGACGTCAATTCCCACCCTGCTGTGTCCCAGCCCGGCCTGTCTGAGAGGGAtgaggacagagagggagaggcTGAGAGGAAGAGGGAGCTGGCAGAGGAGGAGATGGCTCAAGCAGGACAGCCTCAGAAGCTGGAGGAGGACCTGGACCAGGCGCATGAAGagcagatggaggaggaggagagggaggaagagcaGCCTGATGAGAACGCGTTGGACAGACAGAGACGGCAGCCACAGCTG GACAACCATGTTGAGCTGCACCAGGGggctcagctgcagcagcagcagcaggcgcCAGCTCAGGTGTACCACCTGAAGTCAGCCTacgagcagcagcaggagcagcggCGCCTGGAGGCCCAGAGGGACAACGAGCGCAGGCAGATCCAGATGCGACAGGAAGCGCTGCAGGCGCAGCGAGAGAAGGTGCTGAAGGAGAGGGAGCAGCGGCtaaaggaggagaaggagcgagaggagcagcagaacaGGGAGGCCGACAGAAAAGAACAGCTGCTGAGAGAGGAGCACCAGAG GAAAAGAATGGAGTATGAGAACATGGATGAAGACGTTCCAAGAGAAGAGGACCGTCACACTGCTAATGAAGAAG AGAGAGACGTTCACATGTTACATGAAGAGGAACAGGAGGAGAAACCACCAGCTCACATAGCAGCCCCACATCAG GGCGGCATGGCCGGTGAGGTAGATCCTGAAGATGACCCCAACAACCAGGGAGAGGACGAGTTTGAGGAGGCTGAGGACGAGCGTCTGGCACACAGGGCtgctgaggaggaagaagagggggaggaagaggaaccaGCTGCTCCTGGCCAGCACATAGTCTCTCATCCGGGCCCCGGCCGACCTGCTATGGAGGAGGAGCTGGTG ATGGCTGGAAACCCAGATCAACAGGAGGATGCACTGGATGATCAATACCAGGAAGAAGACGAG GCCCAGGAGGATGTAGCTGGTGGAGAGAAAAGGGAAGGAGAAGAGGAAGGCGAAGATCCATATAATGAGAACACGGAGCAG AACAAAAACCAGGATGGACCCAGAAAGAAACAGCACCACCAGAATGGAGCGCACGAGGAAGAAAATTacgaggagggagaggaggaggtggaggaggatgCAGCCGGTCAAGATAAGGGAACCAATCGAAGAGCAGAAATGTAG
- the serpini1 gene encoding neuroserpin yields the protein MSVLDVSTPLFLFLLSILLPGYGCWAADVPEDTTSEFSVRLYHRLQAAGGQENIIFSPLSVSVALGMVELGARGASLEEIREAVGFSHLLPGVEFSLLQNLTEALSDDDAHYVIRFANSLFLQEGISFNPDFLHLMKKYFQAEVETVDFSESPVVAEQINNWVENHTESKIRSLLSADDFSSITRLTLVNAVYFRGSWKNQFRPENTRTFSFSRDDGSEVQTLMMYQQGDFYYGEFSDGSQEAGGVYQVLDMPYEGEDMSMMIILPRQEVPLASLEPIIKAPLLEEWANNVKRQKVEVYLPRFKVEQKIDLRTTLQELGITKIFTDDADLSAMSDGKDLYIGKAVQKAYLEVTEEGSEGAVGSGMIALTRTLVLNQQVMADHPFFFVIRNRRTGSILFMGRVMTPEVVEPFDHDFDSI from the exons ATGTCAGTTCTGGACGTTTCGACTccgctcttcctcttcctgctctccATCCTGTTGCCGGGCTACGGTTGCTGGGCGGCGGACGTTCCAGAGGACACCACATCGGAGTTTTCGGTCAGACTGTACCACCGGCTGCAGGCTGCAGGGGGTCAGGAAAACATCATTTTTTCTCCACTGAGTGTGTCTGTTGCCCTCGGTATGGTGGAGCTGGGAGCCCGGGGGGCTTCACTGGAGGAGATACGAGAGGCTGTGGGATTCAGTCACTTACTGCCTG GTGTGGAGTTCTCCTTGCTCCAGAACTTGACAGAGGCGCTCTCCGATGATGACGCCCACTACGTGATCCGGTTTGCAAACAGCCTCTTCCTGCAGGAAGGTATCAGCTTTAACCCAGACTTTCTACACCTGATGAAGAAATACTTTCAGGCTGAAGTGGAAACTGTGGATTTCAGCGAATCTCCGGTGGTTGCCGAACAGATCAACAACTGGGTGGAGAATCATACAGAGA GTAAGATTCGTTCACTGCTGTCAGCCGATGATTTCAGTAGCATCACCCGTCTCACTCTGGTGAACGCCGTCTATTTCCGAGGATCCTGGAAAAATCAGTTCAGACCAGAGAACACCAGAACCTTTTCCTTCAGCAGAGATGATGGCTCGGAGGTCCAGACCCTGATGATGTACCAGCAGGGAGACTTTTACTACG GTGAATTCAGTGATGGCTCCCAGGAGGCTGGCGGTGTGTACCAAGTCCTGGACATGCCCTATGAGGGAGAGGACATGTCCATGATGATCATACTGCCCCGGCAGGAGGTTCCTCTGGCTTCCCTGGAGCCCATCATTAAAGCACCACTGCTGGAGGAATGGGCAAATAATGTTAAACGACAGAAGGTGGAGGTGTACCTGCCTAG GTTTAAGGTGGAGCAGAAGATTGATCTGAGAACCACGCTGCAGGAGCTGGGAATTACCAAAATCTTCACCGATGATGCTGATCTCTCTGCCATGTCAG ATGGTAAGGACCTGTACATTGGAAAGGCAGTGCAAAAGGCTTACCTGGAGGTGACGGAGGAAGGTTCAGAAGGAGCTGTTGGATCTG GAATGATTGCCTTGACCAGGACTCTGGTGCTGAACCAGCAGGTCATGGCGGATCATCCATTCTTCTTTGTCatcagaaacagaagaacag gCTCCATTCTGTTCATGGGCAGAGTCATGACTCCCGAAGTCGTCGAGCCCTTCGACCACGACTTTGACTCCATTTAG
- the golim4 gene encoding Golgi integral membrane protein 4 isoform X3, with protein MGNGVCSRRQRRIFQCLLLVTVVCGMMYGGLVSYEMHKQLRRTEATALKYQQHQESLSAQLQVVYEHRSRLEKSLQKERLEHKKAKEDYLGYKLEAEQSLNKEKQDANSKLNSLQVQHQMLKNQHDELKRQYYELNEQHQVQGEDHSRLLDEHRDRYNKLQQAKEVEVSQLKEHVYNLREENKQLRKAHHEIHTQLQDAQLKHQNLKAVHDQLALTLEDHKSALAAAQAQVDEYKQFKETLNREPNRAAKETRAQGEQRPHWDTESRLDNQEEKEANAQSDVNSHPAVSQPGLSERDEDREGEAERKRELAEEEMAQAGQPQKLEEDLDQAHEEQMEEEEREEEQPDENALDRQRRQPQLDNHVELHQGAQLQQQQQAPAQVYHLKSAYEQQQEQRRLEAQRDNERRQIQMRQEALQAQREKVLKEREQRLKEEKEREEQQNREADRKEQLLREEHQRKRMEYENMDEDVPREEDRHTANEEERDVHMLHEEEQEEKPPAHIAAPHQGGMAGEVDPEDDPNNQGEDEFEEAEDERLAHRAAEEEEEGEEEEPAAPGQHIVSHPGPGRPAMEEELVMAGNPDQQEDALDDQYQEEDEAQEDVAGGEKREGEEEGEDPYNENTEQNKNQDGPRKKQHHQNGAHEEENYEEGEEEVEEDAAGQDKGTNRRAEM; from the exons TGGTGTATGAGCATCGATCAAGGTTGGAGAAGTCTCTTCAGAAAGAGAGGTTAGAGCACAAAAAGGCCAAAGAAG aTTACCTTGGTTATAAACTTGAAGCGGAGCAATCTCTGAACAAAGAGAAG CAGGATGCCAACAGCAAACTCAACTCCTTACAGGTGCAGCATCAGATGCTAAAG aaTCAGCATGACGAGCTGAAGAGGCAGTACTACGAGCTAAACGAGCAGCACCAAGTGCAAGGCGAGGACCACAGCCGGCTGCTGGACGAACACAGAGATCGCTACAATAAACTGCAGCAAGCCAAAGAGGTGGAGGTCTCCCAACTTAAAG AGCATGTTTATAACctgagagaagaaaataaacaactgaGGAAAGCCCACCATGAGATTCACACCCAGCTACAGGATGCCCAG CTCAAGCATCAGAACCTGAAGGCCGTCCACGACCAGCTTGCACTGACCCTAGAGGACCACAAGAGTGCGCTAGctgcagctcag GCCCAGGTGGATGAATACAAGCAGTTCAAAGAGACTTTGAACCGGGAACCAAACCGG GCTGCTAAAGAGACACGCGCTCAGGGAGAACAGCGCCCCCACTGGGACACCGAGTCAAGG TTGGATAATCAGGAAGAGAAGGAGGCCAACGCCCAGTCTGACGTCAATTCCCACCCTGCTGTGTCCCAGCCCGGCCTGTCTGAGAGGGAtgaggacagagagggagaggcTGAGAGGAAGAGGGAGCTGGCAGAGGAGGAGATGGCTCAAGCAGGACAGCCTCAGAAGCTGGAGGAGGACCTGGACCAGGCGCATGAAGagcagatggaggaggaggagagggaggaagagcaGCCTGATGAGAACGCGTTGGACAGACAGAGACGGCAGCCACAGCTG GACAACCATGTTGAGCTGCACCAGGGggctcagctgcagcagcagcagcaggcgcCAGCTCAGGTGTACCACCTGAAGTCAGCCTacgagcagcagcaggagcagcggCGCCTGGAGGCCCAGAGGGACAACGAGCGCAGGCAGATCCAGATGCGACAGGAAGCGCTGCAGGCGCAGCGAGAGAAGGTGCTGAAGGAGAGGGAGCAGCGGCtaaaggaggagaaggagcgagaggagcagcagaacaGGGAGGCCGACAGAAAAGAACAGCTGCTGAGAGAGGAGCACCAGAG GAAAAGAATGGAGTATGAGAACATGGATGAAGACGTTCCAAGAGAAGAGGACCGTCACACTGCTAATGAAGAAG AGAGAGACGTTCACATGTTACATGAAGAGGAACAGGAGGAGAAACCACCAGCTCACATAGCAGCCCCACATCAG GGCGGCATGGCCGGTGAGGTAGATCCTGAAGATGACCCCAACAACCAGGGAGAGGACGAGTTTGAGGAGGCTGAGGACGAGCGTCTGGCACACAGGGCtgctgaggaggaagaagagggggaggaagaggaaccaGCTGCTCCTGGCCAGCACATAGTCTCTCATCCGGGCCCCGGCCGACCTGCTATGGAGGAGGAGCTGGTG ATGGCTGGAAACCCAGATCAACAGGAGGATGCACTGGATGATCAATACCAGGAAGAAGACGAG GCCCAGGAGGATGTAGCTGGTGGAGAGAAAAGGGAAGGAGAAGAGGAAGGCGAAGATCCATATAATGAGAACACGGAGCAG AACAAAAACCAGGATGGACCCAGAAAGAAACAGCACCACCAGAATGGAGCGCACGAGGAAGAAAATTacgaggagggagaggaggaggtggaggaggatgCAGCCGGTCAAGATAAGGGAACCAATCGAAGAGCAGAAATGTAG
- the LOC111612050 gene encoding uncharacterized protein LOC111612050 isoform X1 yields the protein MQHTSIYAGECITIHTMSGFPRNIIYFSSRSSSGVNTLSGSFPKSHSSQYSELGVTRRPLSVDHSPDSGLVSTPLPSSRFQFVPWHRLEQCEVTGDQLTCPRVREGPSEEEFHFREGRNFCLERGRRKRREEEGKSWEERLQENWENCLELNLSYQNLGDPYQRENFFRILRRLIRVEILQLIDNSLTDLSSVRLPRCKMLNLHRNHLVCLRQLPKLPAVEHLCLSENAISSLRGLGPLGSSPLRSLNLTRNPVTFSRDYRAHVFSCLPNLEVLDGIPKLPGDSLPLRVKGPESSRMCIIL from the exons ATGCAGCATACATCTATTTACGCAGGTGAATGCATCACAATCCACACCATGTCAGGTTTTCCTCGTAACATTATCTATTTTTCCTCTCGTAGTTCTTCTGGTGTGAATACGCTCAGTGGAAGTTTTCCTAAATCCCACTCATCCCAGTACTCAGAGCTCGGAGTTACACGTAGACCTCTCTCAGTGGACCACAGTCCTGATTCTGGACTGGTATCTACACCT CTTCCTTCAAGCCGCTTCCAGTTTGTGCCGTGGCACCGCCTGGAGCAGTGTGAGGTCACCGGCGACCAGCTGACCTGCCCCCGGGTTAGAGAAG gACCATCAGAGGAGGAGTTTCATTTCAGAGAAGGAAGAAATTTCTGTTTGgaaagagggaggaggaagaggagagaggaggaagggaaGAGCTGGGAGGAGAGACTGCAAGAAAATTGGGAAAACTGTCTG GAGCTAAATCTGTCCTACCAAAACTTGGGTGATCCCTACCAGAGGGAGAACTTTTTCCGCATCCTCCGAAGGTTGATCCGCGTGGAGATACTACAGCTGATCGACAACTCACTCACCGACCTGAGTTCAGTACGTTTGCCAAG GTGCAAAATGCTAAACCTGCATCGTAACCACCTGGTGTGTCTGCGTCAGCTGCCAAAGCTCCCAGCAGTGGAGCACCTCTGTTTGTCGGAGAACGCCATCAGCTCCCTGCGGGGACTGGGGCCTCTGGGGAGCAGCCCACTGCGCTCCCTTAACCTGACCCGCAACCCAGTGACCTTCAGTCGGGACTACCGTGCACA TGTTTTCTCCTGTTTGCCAAACCTGGAGGTCTTGGACGGCATTCCCAAGCTCCCAGGAGACTCGCTGCCCCTCCGGGTGAAGGGACCGGAATCCAGCAGGATGTGTATCATTTTATGA